One genomic region from Fulvitalea axinellae encodes:
- a CDS encoding sulfatase, with amino-acid sequence MRKKFLSFFVLAGLYFGGAKAQNTSGNKPNFIFILADDLGWSSMSQGATNYGYSSDFFETPNLKRMADEGLSFNNAYVNAPNCAPSRAAFLTGKYGVRPENHIMAVVSLNRVEHNNFAPVKMRGPVQGLEDGTPEIKPEAITLAEALGNEYVKAHIGKYHVGGSRESTKPCAQGFDYNFGGAIHGNRFYFARKREGGWRFGPEITETLDPWAKPYTQAESLVLAGTDELAGKRKHVSDALGTCTIDFMEEQKGRPFFINLSQYAVHSPIDRGNCRPDLWKKFAQKKKMSPSAMGHDERIGLPALAANFDQTIGRILDYLEQTDDPRNPGKKLAENTLVVFMSDNGGTFTSKYNGPLRGLKGKLREGGVRVPMIVWSKGLLGKKRINAVNEAPVSAIDLYPTFLDMADIRNPKGNVLDGRSLKALINGKSDKVKRPEGIFWHYPGNLIRPYLTLNERPTTAMRLGDYKLYYFYEKESYELYNLREDIGEKRNLLEGTSGKKTNSIAKKMSSKMRQWLEDTNAPMALRLSDGKPAPLPKPLGRGRKGA; translated from the coding sequence ATGAGAAAAAAGTTCCTTTCATTTTTTGTGTTGGCGGGCCTTTATTTTGGCGGAGCCAAAGCCCAGAACACTTCCGGGAACAAACCCAATTTCATTTTTATTCTGGCCGATGATCTTGGCTGGAGTTCCATGAGCCAAGGGGCGACAAATTACGGATATAGCAGTGATTTCTTCGAAACCCCTAACCTGAAGCGGATGGCGGACGAGGGTTTGTCTTTCAACAACGCTTACGTGAACGCTCCGAACTGTGCGCCGTCAAGAGCTGCGTTTTTGACCGGAAAATATGGAGTTCGTCCAGAGAATCACATAATGGCGGTGGTAAGCCTAAACCGTGTGGAGCATAATAATTTCGCTCCGGTAAAAATGCGGGGCCCCGTACAGGGGCTGGAAGACGGGACGCCGGAAATCAAGCCTGAAGCGATTACGTTGGCCGAAGCCCTTGGCAACGAATACGTCAAGGCGCATATCGGCAAATACCATGTTGGCGGGTCTCGGGAATCGACCAAACCTTGCGCACAGGGATTCGATTATAATTTTGGCGGAGCCATACACGGGAACAGGTTTTATTTCGCCCGTAAGCGTGAGGGTGGGTGGCGTTTTGGTCCGGAAATCACAGAAACACTTGACCCTTGGGCAAAACCTTACACGCAGGCTGAGTCTTTGGTTTTGGCAGGAACGGATGAGTTGGCCGGAAAGCGAAAGCATGTTTCCGACGCTTTGGGCACTTGTACTATCGATTTTATGGAGGAGCAGAAGGGACGGCCGTTTTTCATCAACCTGAGCCAATACGCTGTCCATTCGCCTATCGATAGGGGGAATTGCAGGCCGGATTTGTGGAAGAAATTCGCCCAAAAGAAAAAGATGTCGCCGAGTGCGATGGGGCATGACGAGCGTATAGGCTTGCCGGCTTTGGCTGCGAATTTTGACCAGACCATAGGCCGTATTCTGGACTATCTGGAGCAAACTGACGATCCGAGAAACCCGGGAAAAAAGTTGGCTGAAAATACGCTGGTGGTGTTTATGTCGGATAACGGAGGCACTTTTACGTCGAAGTATAACGGCCCGCTTCGTGGTCTGAAGGGAAAATTGCGCGAAGGTGGCGTAAGGGTCCCGATGATCGTTTGGTCGAAAGGTTTGTTGGGCAAAAAGCGAATAAACGCGGTTAACGAGGCGCCTGTTTCGGCCATTGACCTTTACCCTACTTTTTTGGATATGGCCGATATTCGCAATCCCAAAGGAAACGTCTTGGATGGCCGGAGTTTGAAAGCTCTGATAAACGGCAAGTCCGACAAAGTGAAGCGCCCGGAAGGGATATTTTGGCATTATCCGGGCAACCTAATCCGGCCATACCTTACGCTGAACGAGCGCCCTACAACGGCTATGAGACTCGGGGATTACAAGCTTTATTATTTTTACGAGAAAGAAAGCTATGAGCTATATAATCTAAGGGAAGATATCGGAGAGAAAAGGAACCTTTTGGAAGGGACTTCAGGTAAAAAAACGAATTCCATAGCGAAAAAGATGAGCTCCAAGATGCGCCAATGGCTTGAGGATACAAACGCGCCAATGGCGTTGAGATTGTCTGACGGCAAGCCGGCGCCATTGCCTAAACCTTTGGGGCGCGGTAGGAAAGGCGCGTAA
- the pepT gene encoding peptidase T, whose translation MTLVERFLRYVKVYTTSKPGVEAIPSTQRQFELAHILVEELKEIGMEDVMIDDHCYVYASLPSNVDHEVPTIGFVAHMDTSPDFSGENVNPRIVENYDGGDIVLNKDKDIVLSPNDFPELTDYKGQTLITTDGTTLLGADDKAGVAEIMTAMDYLIQHPEIKHGEIRICFTPDEEVGKGANLFDVDKFGAEWAYTMDGGKIGELEYESFNAAYAKINFTGRMVHPGYAKGKMVNSMGIAAGFANALPADEVPERTEGREGFFHLMNFQGSVEETVLEYIVRDHDMNIFKERKAFVEHLVNRFNKEHGEGTVKLDMNDQYYNMGEKIKPVYHIVEIAEKAFRELGVEPNVKPIRGGTDGARLSYMGLPCPNIFAGGHNFHGKYEYVPVQSMEKAVQIICKIAELTAEQNA comes from the coding sequence ATGACACTAGTAGAAAGATTTCTCCGATACGTAAAAGTTTACACCACTTCAAAACCCGGCGTAGAGGCAATTCCAAGTACTCAGCGTCAGTTCGAACTGGCTCATATCCTTGTAGAGGAACTGAAGGAAATCGGTATGGAAGACGTAATGATCGACGATCACTGCTACGTGTACGCCAGCCTTCCGTCAAATGTGGACCATGAGGTGCCTACCATCGGGTTTGTGGCGCATATGGACACTTCCCCTGACTTTTCGGGCGAAAACGTAAACCCTAGAATCGTCGAGAACTATGACGGTGGCGACATCGTTTTGAACAAGGACAAAGACATTGTCCTCTCGCCAAACGATTTTCCCGAACTTACCGACTATAAGGGCCAAACGCTGATCACTACCGACGGCACTACCCTTTTGGGCGCCGACGACAAAGCCGGAGTGGCCGAAATTATGACCGCAATGGATTACTTGATCCAGCATCCGGAAATCAAACACGGCGAGATCCGTATATGCTTTACCCCGGACGAGGAAGTAGGCAAAGGCGCCAACCTCTTCGACGTGGACAAATTCGGAGCGGAATGGGCCTACACCATGGACGGCGGAAAAATCGGCGAGTTGGAGTACGAAAGCTTCAACGCCGCTTACGCGAAAATCAATTTTACCGGACGAATGGTTCACCCCGGTTACGCCAAAGGAAAAATGGTCAACTCGATGGGCATCGCAGCGGGCTTCGCCAACGCCCTCCCCGCCGACGAGGTACCGGAGCGCACGGAAGGCAGAGAAGGCTTCTTCCACCTGATGAACTTCCAGGGTTCTGTAGAGGAAACTGTTCTCGAATATATCGTTCGCGACCACGATATGAACATCTTCAAGGAGCGTAAAGCTTTTGTGGAGCATTTGGTTAACCGCTTTAACAAAGAACACGGCGAAGGCACCGTAAAGCTGGATATGAACGACCAGTATTACAATATGGGCGAAAAGATCAAACCCGTTTACCATATTGTGGAAATCGCAGAGAAAGCTTTCCGTGAATTGGGCGTGGAGCCGAACGTAAAGCCTATCCGTGGCGGAACGGACGGCGCGAGACTCTCTTATATGGGACTGCCTTGCCCTAACATCTTCGCAGGCGGACACAATTTCCACGGCAAATATGAGTACGTACCGGTACAGTCAATGGAAAAAGCGGTTCAGATTATCTGCAAAATCGCCGAGCTTACGGCTGAGCAGAACGCCTGA
- a CDS encoding T9SS type A sorting domain-containing protein yields MRAPLIPLLLLLCVWQAHGQQWKKVSVLELEGKVELGYEDNIKNPAMDISGNTAVIADNSDDVVNVFEKKDGRWTKVAALRVSEKDASFGYNVTLSNNVVLVSGWQNNQGAGYRTGVVYLFEKPDNGWKDMTETAVLYASDGAFQDNFGIDKLEEENEEGAFRLRQMAIEEGLIVVKALGNDDSCWDCGGAYIFEKPEGGWVTMPETGKLLLSPQGLLSGGRMDDYAECAVKDGTVFILERKKVFIFEKPDSGWKPINLESGMVPIDFWNQRIHAVSKDEILLPVTNDSNPVSLLSIKKGESWNDPKIRKIIGPSGYNFISKQSFDGNGNSVYMLGLKDPSWNIIKVSIDNDGATWQTGNVSFKSNAVSSPAYGFWLNTLEATDNDILYSVEFPEYQKTSVKPIFYSTEGDSWLEIPSDFEEVTREEQKKIEAYSVISESEVLVKSNDTEKDTYNLYRYEDGEWKNAGGSFKSEGYKTKVYGDYFFMGTDKAVLHQNEDDSPSSDWIKIGTLYSRNEIGVAKSLLFPIKDDFTQLIGFINVDGVFLNNQIILTSDVAFSGGQYGSLALVADLDIETGELSVVDYKLINDGWKTSKGNSVITDGLCVVPFYDDSECCETQQLKAFGYKKNESGKIYELVLEGEFPVTYWGWEDYVVADGDFIVHSTLFGIEITVAHRKDGKWSVLPVELVRNPDYWIKGGQTFGEVQSIDLIENSLFVLNPFAGHILIFDLEKALNEYESPKKLEAEFVKLEPEDGFIEKVEALDQDNFLINSRGKLSLYTKLEKDVINFEDQVITLIDDLTLGASAISGSLVKYEYEAGKDIIDFRNGDPTLLGTGRMLVRAYTDGGNERASAEAFAFLTVTKASQTITVEALTENVIMPNESYALSFSSDSGLPVLAEIIEGQGELTGGILRPTQAGVLRIRFSQEGDDSYFPASPVERTYQVTKVTGIDGQAIVKVFPNPSNGELNIEANDNGKAIRVLLVSLEGKKLIEKRIDTKEKKTKIQISEPGIYIMKIRSGKKSEERRILIR; encoded by the coding sequence ATGAGAGCCCCACTTATTCCGCTTTTGTTACTGTTATGTGTATGGCAGGCGCATGGGCAACAATGGAAAAAAGTTTCTGTATTGGAGTTGGAAGGGAAGGTTGAGCTAGGTTATGAGGACAATATCAAAAATCCAGCGATGGATATTTCCGGAAACACGGCAGTCATTGCCGACAATTCGGATGATGTTGTAAATGTTTTTGAGAAAAAGGATGGTCGATGGACAAAGGTCGCGGCACTTCGGGTTTCCGAAAAGGACGCCTCCTTTGGGTATAATGTAACATTATCCAATAATGTTGTTTTGGTGTCAGGTTGGCAGAATAACCAAGGCGCGGGATACAGGACTGGTGTCGTTTATCTTTTCGAAAAACCCGATAATGGGTGGAAGGATATGACCGAAACGGCCGTATTGTACGCAAGTGATGGCGCTTTCCAAGACAATTTTGGAATAGATAAACTTGAGGAAGAGAATGAGGAAGGAGCTTTCCGATTACGTCAGATGGCGATAGAAGAAGGCCTTATCGTCGTTAAGGCTTTGGGGAATGATGATAGTTGTTGGGATTGTGGCGGGGCTTATATTTTTGAAAAACCTGAGGGCGGATGGGTAACGATGCCAGAGACAGGGAAATTGCTGTTATCGCCTCAAGGGTTATTGTCTGGCGGTAGAATGGATGACTATGCGGAGTGCGCCGTAAAGGATGGGACGGTTTTTATTCTTGAAAGAAAAAAGGTTTTCATTTTTGAAAAACCGGATTCGGGTTGGAAACCTATTAATCTGGAATCGGGTATGGTTCCAATTGACTTTTGGAATCAAAGAATTCATGCGGTTTCAAAAGACGAAATTTTGTTGCCAGTCACGAATGATTCGAATCCGGTTAGCCTTCTTTCAATAAAAAAGGGAGAGAGTTGGAATGACCCCAAAATACGGAAGATAATAGGGCCCAGTGGGTATAATTTCATATCTAAGCAAAGCTTTGATGGGAATGGTAATTCCGTTTATATGCTGGGGCTCAAGGACCCGTCTTGGAATATAATAAAAGTGAGTATTGATAATGATGGGGCCACTTGGCAGACTGGAAATGTATCTTTTAAAAGTAACGCTGTGTCTTCGCCAGCGTACGGATTTTGGCTTAATACGTTAGAGGCTACAGATAACGATATTTTGTATTCAGTTGAATTTCCCGAATACCAAAAAACGTCCGTGAAACCTATTTTTTATAGTACGGAAGGAGATTCTTGGTTGGAAATTCCCAGTGATTTTGAGGAAGTAACCCGAGAAGAACAAAAGAAAATAGAAGCCTACTCGGTTATATCCGAATCGGAGGTATTGGTGAAATCAAATGATACAGAAAAAGACACTTATAATTTATACCGATACGAAGACGGCGAATGGAAGAATGCGGGAGGCAGTTTTAAAAGCGAAGGCTATAAGACAAAGGTTTACGGAGATTATTTCTTTATGGGAACAGATAAAGCTGTTCTTCATCAGAATGAAGATGATTCCCCTTCTTCGGATTGGATAAAAATAGGCACACTTTATAGCCGTAATGAAATAGGTGTTGCCAAATCGCTACTTTTTCCAATCAAAGATGACTTTACTCAACTAATAGGATTTATCAATGTTGACGGTGTTTTTCTAAATAATCAAATAATACTCACTTCCGATGTCGCTTTTTCCGGTGGACAATACGGAAGTTTGGCTTTGGTGGCTGATTTAGATATAGAAACAGGTGAGCTAAGTGTTGTGGATTATAAACTTATTAATGATGGCTGGAAAACCAGTAAGGGAAATTCGGTAATTACGGACGGACTATGTGTCGTGCCATTTTATGATGATAGCGAGTGTTGTGAAACCCAGCAATTAAAGGCATTTGGGTACAAAAAAAATGAGTCAGGAAAGATTTACGAATTGGTTTTAGAGGGAGAGTTCCCGGTTACGTATTGGGGGTGGGAAGACTACGTTGTAGCGGATGGAGATTTTATCGTACACAGTACTTTATTCGGTATCGAAATTACGGTAGCGCATAGGAAAGACGGAAAATGGTCCGTGCTACCTGTAGAATTGGTTCGGAATCCGGATTATTGGATTAAGGGAGGACAAACCTTCGGTGAAGTGCAAAGTATTGACCTAATAGAAAATAGCCTTTTTGTTTTAAATCCTTTTGCAGGACACATATTGATTTTTGATTTGGAGAAAGCCTTAAACGAATATGAGTCGCCAAAAAAGCTTGAGGCGGAATTCGTTAAGCTAGAACCGGAAGATGGGTTTATAGAAAAAGTTGAGGCCTTAGATCAGGACAATTTTTTGATCAATAGCCGCGGTAAACTATCGCTTTATACAAAATTGGAAAAAGACGTAATCAATTTCGAAGATCAAGTAATTACGCTTATCGACGATTTAACATTGGGAGCAAGCGCTATTTCTGGGAGTCTTGTAAAGTATGAATACGAAGCGGGTAAAGATATTATTGACTTCAGAAACGGTGATCCAACGTTACTCGGAACAGGTCGAATGTTAGTCCGAGCTTATACGGACGGTGGTAACGAAAGGGCGTCAGCGGAGGCATTCGCTTTTTTGACGGTGACAAAGGCCTCGCAGACAATAACTGTTGAAGCATTAACCGAAAACGTAATCATGCCTAATGAGAGCTATGCTTTAAGCTTCTCCAGTGATTCGGGTTTACCCGTTTTGGCGGAAATAATAGAAGGCCAAGGTGAGTTGACAGGTGGAATTTTGCGCCCTACCCAAGCCGGTGTGTTACGCATACGGTTTTCGCAGGAAGGCGATGACAGTTATTTTCCCGCAAGCCCAGTGGAACGAACCTATCAAGTAACGAAAGTAACGGGCATTGATGGTCAGGCTATAGTAAAAGTTTTTCCAAATCCGAGTAATGGAGAATTGAATATAGAGGCCAATGATAACGGAAAAGCGATTCGGGTATTGTTGGTTTCTTTGGAAGGGAAAAAATTGATCGAAAAGAGAATTGACACCAAAGAGAAAAAGACAAAAATCCAGATATCTGAGCCGGGTATTTACATAATGAAAATACGTTCGGGGAAAAAGAGTGAGGAACGTCGGATTTTGATTAGATAA
- a CDS encoding M15 family metallopeptidase, with protein MFTNTTSRLSEVKIWQSFLASQGYAIGAVDGVYGHATRKAVQAFQKDQELKPDGIIGVRTLSQAEKMGMALANVDDSVSGKPDFGPMNPERRSEEFGGFGYSVHQPTKQVIIKGRWASENIVSVMVPQLKGVRNPYAGIPLNGKVWFHRKAAERIQALFEAWETNGLSDRVLTWGGGYVPRLVRDSQTLLSSHTFGIAFDINMQWNGLGCEPARLGENGCVRELVHIANAHGFYWGGHFSRKDGMHFELAQL; from the coding sequence ATGTTCACGAATACGACCTCCCGCTTATCCGAAGTCAAAATCTGGCAATCGTTTTTGGCCAGTCAAGGTTATGCCATTGGTGCTGTAGACGGCGTATATGGTCACGCCACCCGCAAAGCGGTACAAGCTTTTCAGAAAGACCAAGAGCTTAAACCCGACGGTATCATCGGGGTGCGGACCCTGTCCCAAGCCGAAAAAATGGGAATGGCTTTAGCTAACGTCGATGATAGTGTTTCCGGAAAACCGGATTTTGGTCCCATGAACCCGGAACGGAGAAGCGAAGAGTTCGGTGGATTTGGCTATTCGGTGCATCAACCTACGAAACAGGTGATCATCAAAGGCCGGTGGGCCTCGGAGAATATTGTCTCCGTGATGGTGCCACAACTCAAAGGCGTTAGAAATCCGTATGCGGGTATTCCGCTAAACGGAAAGGTGTGGTTCCACCGCAAGGCGGCGGAGCGTATTCAGGCTCTTTTCGAAGCTTGGGAAACCAACGGATTGTCCGACAGGGTGCTGACATGGGGAGGAGGTTATGTTCCTCGTTTGGTTCGGGATAGCCAAACTTTATTGAGTAGCCACACTTTCGGGATAGCTTTTGACATCAATATGCAATGGAACGGATTGGGTTGCGAACCAGCTCGTCTGGGCGAGAATGGTTGCGTTAGGGAACTAGTACATATCGCCAACGCTCACGGGTTTTATTGGGGCGGACATTTTAGCCGAAAGGACGGAATGCACTTCGAATTAGCTCAATTGTAA
- the hutG gene encoding formimidoylglutamase has translation MKHTDFYIPTAPGSWTGRVDSEKQRELMRWHQAVRTVDLTQEEIPKLGPGQKGVALIGYKCQEGVRRNKGRLGAINGPDALRKVASSFPVHFPEDAILLDLGNVICQNNDLEICQNTLAEICAEALAKGYFPAVIGGGHDIAYGHFLGLRKNFPNESVGIINFDAHFDLREPDKEFGTSSGTPFLQIAHDEQKQGRILNYMCLGIQKNGNTRKLFDTADELGVKYIEGKDFHAQNATEVSEKIQRFIDSVQHVYLTTCLDAFASAFAPGVSATAYSGIIPDTFYRQTLDKILTSEKLRSMDIAELNPEFDQDNRTAKLAGSILFDYVDRRLS, from the coding sequence ATGAAACATACCGATTTTTATATACCTACGGCTCCCGGTTCTTGGACTGGGCGTGTTGACAGCGAAAAACAACGCGAGCTTATGCGTTGGCACCAAGCGGTTAGAACCGTTGATTTGACCCAAGAAGAAATTCCCAAACTTGGGCCCGGACAAAAGGGCGTAGCCCTGATCGGTTACAAATGTCAGGAAGGCGTCCGTCGAAACAAAGGTCGGTTGGGTGCTATAAACGGCCCCGACGCTTTGCGGAAAGTTGCGTCTTCCTTTCCCGTACACTTTCCCGAAGACGCCATATTACTGGATTTGGGAAACGTTATTTGCCAAAATAACGATCTGGAAATCTGTCAAAACACCTTGGCTGAAATCTGCGCCGAAGCCTTGGCCAAAGGCTATTTCCCCGCCGTTATCGGTGGCGGTCATGATATCGCCTACGGACATTTTTTGGGACTCAGAAAAAACTTTCCGAACGAATCGGTCGGCATAATCAATTTCGATGCCCATTTCGATTTGCGCGAACCGGACAAAGAATTCGGAACAAGTTCAGGAACCCCTTTCCTTCAAATAGCCCATGACGAACAAAAACAGGGGCGAATCCTGAACTATATGTGTTTGGGAATCCAAAAAAACGGCAATACCCGAAAGCTCTTCGATACCGCTGATGAATTGGGGGTCAAATATATCGAAGGCAAAGACTTCCACGCCCAAAATGCCACTGAAGTATCCGAAAAAATCCAGCGGTTTATTGACAGCGTACAGCACGTCTACTTAACCACCTGCCTCGACGCTTTCGCCTCGGCCTTTGCTCCCGGCGTTAGCGCCACCGCTTATTCCGGCATTATCCCCGACACGTTTTATCGCCAGACTCTGGACAAAATATTGACCAGCGAAAAGCTCCGCAGTATGGATATCGCCGAACTGAATCCCGAATTCGATCAGGATAACCGTACGGCTAAATTGGCTGGGAGTATTTTGTTTGATTATGTGGATCGTAGGCTATCGTAA